The following DNA comes from Vicinamibacterales bacterium.
GGCGGCGCTCACGGCCGCCCACCCGAGCGGATCCGGGTCATGGCTGCGCCGGAGTGTGGCGGGACGCCAGCTGGCGGTCCAGGAAGTCTGCGGCCGCCGTGAACAGCCGCCGCCAGCTCCGCTGCATCAGGAAGCCGTGCACCTCGTCCGGGAACACGAGCTGCTCGGTGTGGACCTTGCGCGCCCGCAGCCGCTCCACCAGCTCCACCGACTCGCTGAACGGCACGTTCCGGTCGTCGTCGCCGTGCACGAGCAGCACGGGCGAGCGCCAGCCGTCCACGAACGCCATCGGCGAGGCTTCGAACGCGCGGCGCGCGAGCTCCGGGCGCCGGGCCGGATCGTAGGAGGGCATGAAGTTCCTGATGGCGTTGTTCCAGTCGTGGACGCCGTGCACGTCCACGCCCGCCGCGAACATCCCCGATGCCCTCGACAGCGCCATGGCCGTGAGGTACCCACCGTAGGATCCGCCCCAGACGCCGATCCGCGACGCGTCCACGTCGGGCTGCGACGCCAGGTACAGCCCCGCGCCCACGACGTCGTTGAACTCGCTCGCGCCGGCCGCGCCGTAGCCGAGGGCCTCGCGGAACTCGAGGCCGTAGCCGGTGCCGCTGCGATAGTTCACCGAGAGCACGACGTAGCCGTTGCTCGCCATGAGCTGATTGAAGGCGTACGTGTGGTGGTAGTAGGAGAGGTAGTGCCATCCGAGCAGCATCTGGCGGCGGGAGCCTCCGTGGAAGAAGACGAGCGCCGGCCGCCGCTGCCCCGTCGCCAGCCCCGGTGGGCGGAAGAGCTGCGCCGGTACCTGCATGCCGTCGGCCGCGGTGAGGAGCACCGCCTGCGGCTCGACGAGCGCCTGCGCCGGGAACGACGGAGGGATGGCGGTGGGCGCCAGGTCCTGGGTCTTGCCCGCCGACAAAACCGCCGGCTGCCCGGGACGCCTGGCGTCGCCGTGCACGTAGGCCACCGACGTGCCGTCGGCGAGCACGGCCGGAAACCATTCGAGTCCGCTGCCAGACGTGAGGGCGGCCGGCGCGGCCGCGGCCGCGGTGGTCACGCGCCACAGATGGCGACGGTGCAGGTCCTCCTGGTTCGAGCTGACCACGGCGGCGCGGCCGTCCGCGGTGTAGCTCACCGAGTCGATCTCGAAGTCGCCGGGCGTCAGCAGCGCCGGCGTACCGCCGGCGGACTCCACCGAGTACAGGTGCAGCCACCCGTCGCGCTCCCACGGGAAGACCAGCCGGTCGTCCGCCGTCCAGCGGAGGGGCTCGTCGATATCACCCGAGTAGAAGACGCTGCCGCGACCCTCTGGGGCGCGCCAGACCTCGCGGCTGACGCCCGTGCGCGCGTCGGCCACGTGGAGCGCCCACGGCGCGCCCTCGCGCTCGGGGAAGAACAGGAGCCGGTCGCGCACGGGCGGCCGGCGGACGAAGGCCACGCGCGTGCCGTCGGGCGACCAGGCGGGGGCGTCGTCGCTGTCGAGCGACGGCCCCAGCCAGGTGACGGCCTTCGACGCCGTGTCCAGGACGCCGACGAACGCGTGGTCGCCGCGCGCGCTGACGAACGCGAGGCGGGTCCCGTCCGGCGACCAGGTCAGACGGCGGGCCCCGCCGCGAATGGCGGCCGCCTCGGCCGCGGGCGGCGCGCCTGGACCGGCATTGCCGAGCCAGATCCGCCCCCGCCTGACGAACGCCACGCGGTCGCCCTTCGGAGAGACGGCCGGGGCGCTGCCGTCGCCGATCCTGACCGGCGCGCCGCCGCTCGTGGACACGGCCCACACGGCCTGATCGGCGCCGCCGGCCGCGCTGGTCGGATTGGGGATGTCGCCGGCCCGGTTCGGCGCGCCGCCGCGGACGTAGACGACGGCGCCGCCGTCGGCCGTGAAGGCCAGGTCGGTGATGTCCTGGCCATCGTCCTCCTTGAACGTCGTCAGCCGCCGGCCGGTGAACGCCGGCCCCTCGGCCACCCACACGTTGCGCGCGCCCTGTTCGTCGAACACCCACGCCACCCTCGCGCCAGAGGGCGCGGCGACGATCTCGCTCGTGAAGGGCGCCGACAGCAGGACCTCGAGGGACAGGCCCGCGCTCTGGCGGGCCAGTCCCCGGGGCCCGATCGTCAACAGCGCCGCCGCGACGGCCGCGACGGCGAGCCGCCCGGGGCCGAGCGCGCGAATGAACGGGCCCATCTCCACCTCCCTGCCTGCGCGCCGGCCGTTCGCGGCCGCGCTACTCGATTGGAAACGACTTGACGGTGGCGGCAACGGCGTCCCGGCCGCACTGGACCGTCACCGCGGTGCCCGGTGCGATGAAGTCCCGGTGCACGTACGCCAGCGCGACGGCCCGCAGCAGGCGGGGCGACCAGGCGGCGCTCGTGACGCGTCCGATCTCGCCGCGCTCGCTGCTGATCGGGGCCCGCGCCTGCGGGACGTCCGGGCCGTCGAGGGCGAGGCCGACCAGCTTGCGGGCCACGCGCCCGCCGCCCCGGTGCAGGACCCGCACGACGACTTCCTGTCCCACGTAGCAGCCCTTCGTGAACGAGATGGCGCGGTCCTCGATGCCCGCTTCCAGGGGAATCGTGTCGGCGTCCATGTCGACCAGGAACTGCGGGCGCCCGGCTTCGATACGGGCGTATTCGATGGCGTCGGGCGCGGCCAGGACGCCGCCCGCCAGCCGGAGCCGCGAGGCCCACAGGTCCGTCTGGTCGGCGGGCACCCGCAGCACGTAGCCGGACACGCCGAACGTGCGGGCCGAGTACATCCGCCCGTCCGGAGGCAGACCGGCGTGCGCGTACTCCGGCCAGGCGTCCAGCGTCTCGGCACGGAGCGACGAGCCGGAGGCCCGCGCCCGCGATCCCACGAGCACCCGCGCGATGACCTCGGCCGCGTGCGTGCCGTAGACGCCGACGGTGCGCCACATGGCCGACTCGTCGACGGCGACGACATCCTCTGCGAAGATCGCGGCCGTCAGCTGCCTGAAGAGCGGCGCGGCCAGCAGCGCCGGCAGCTCGAGCGTGAGCGAGTCGCGCTCGGCCAGCACCACGGCGTCGGTCAGCATGCGCCCCTGCGGCGTGAGCCAGGCCGTGTAGCAGCCGTGGCCCGGGGCGAGCGCCTCGACGTCGTTCGAGAGGAGCCCCTGCAGCCACGTCGCCCGATCGGGCCCGGACACGCGGACCAGCCCGGCGTCTCCGTGCGTGACGACGAGCGCGCTGTTCAGCAGGGCGCTGTGACTGACGTGTCCCGGCAACGATGCTACCCTTTGAGCGTGGAGCCCGTCGTGCCGCCCACGATCCCGGATTGTAACCGTCGAACGACGCCCGCGCTCGCCCTGGCGGCGGTCCTCGTCGCGGCCGCCGCGGGCGCCCAGACGCCCGTCCCACGGCCGGCGGCCGTGGCCGGCGCCGACTCGTTCGTGGTGTTCGTGGCGGGCCGGCAGGTGGGCCGCGAGGAAGTGGCGGTCTCGCGGCAGGCGGACGGCTGGGTCATCCGCGGCTCGTCCACGCTGAATCCGCCCTTCGGCATCCAGATCCGGCAGGCCGAACTGACGTACGACGGCGAGTGGCGGCCGCGGTCGCTGTCGCTGGATGGCGTCGTCCAGGGACGGGAGATCTCGCTGGCGACGACCTTCGCCGACGGCAAAGCCGCCAATCATTTGACGGAGGCCAGCGAGTCCTCGGACAAGGTGGACGAGGTATCGGCCGACGCCGTCGTGCTGCCGAACGTCTTCTTCGGCGGCTACGCGGCGCTTGCCGCCAGGCTCGGCGGGACGACACCCGGGAGCGAGATCAGGGCCTATATCGCGCCCCAGGCCGAGATCCCCATCGTCGTCGACTCGGTCGGCGACGAGCGCATCGAGACGCCGGGACGCACGTTCGACGCCCGGCGCTACACCATCACCTTCAGGAACCCCTCGGGAGCCCTCACCGCCAGCCTCTGGACCGAGAGGTCCGGCGCGCTCGTGAGGCTGAGCGTGCCGGCCCAGACCCTCGAGGTGGCGCGCGAGGACGTGGCGTCGGCGGCGGCTCGGATCTCGGCCTTCTCGATTGCCGGGGACGAGTCGGTCCGGGTTCCGGCCAACGGGTTCTCGCTCGCGGCGACCGTCACGGCGCCGAAGGATCTCGTCCGGCCCGCCCCCGCCGTGGTGCTGATCGGCGGGTCGGGGCCGACGGACCGCGACGGCACCGTGGCGGGCGTGCCCGTCATCGGCCAGATCGCGAAGGCCCTCGTCGAGGCCGGCTTCGTGGTGGTGCGCTACGACAAGCGCGGCGTGGGCCAGAGCGGCGGCCGGCCCGAGACGGCGACGCTCACCGACTACGCCGAGGATGCGCGGGCCGTGATCAACTACCTGCGCAAGAGCCGCAAGCGCGAGGTGGACCCCCGCCGCATCGCGGTGCTGGGCCACAGCGAGGGCGCGTGGACGGCCATGCGGCTGGCGGCCTCCGAGAAGAACGTGGCCGCGCTGGTGCTGGTCGCCGCGGCGTCGAGCACGGGCGGGGCTCTGGTGCTCGAGCAGCAGCAGCACCTCCTCGACGTCATGAAGGTGCCCGAGGAGGAGAAGCGCGCCAAGGCGGAACTCCAGACGCGCATCAACGCGGCCGCCACCGGACAGGGGCCCTGGGACGGCATCGAACCGGACCTGAAGGCCCAGGCCGACACGCCGTGGTTCGCCAGCTTCCTGGCCTTCGATCCCGCCAAGGTCATGAAGGACGTCCGCCAGCCGATTCTGATCGTGCAAGGGGAGCTCGACACGCAGGTGCCCGCCCACCACGCCGATCAGCTGGCCGACATGGCCAGGGCCCGCAAACGCCGGGCCGACGTGGAAGTCGCGCGTGTGGCCGGCGTGAATCACCTGCTGCTGCCGGCCACGACGGGCGAGGTCACGGAGTACACGTCGCTCGCCGGCACACAGGTCAGCCGCGACGCCACCGGCGCGATATCCGGGTGGCTGCGCGAGACGCTGTCGGCTCCCGGGAAGTAGGCGCCGGACCATGAAGCCGCTGCGTGCCGCCGATGTGCGCCGGGCCGTCGGTGCAGCGGGCCGGGCCATCAGCGCGGCGCTCGACACGCGCCACAAGTCCATCGATCCGGAGATGCTCAACTCGGCGGGCAGCGTCAGCGCCGAGTGGTACATCGAGACCCTCTGGCACTACCTCGCGAAGCGGTCGCTGCTCGACGGCGTCAGCAGCTTCGACGTGGAGTTCCGTCAACCGGCCCGCCCGTCCGACAAGCAGCTGCACTTCGCGCTGCCCCATCCGGAGGACGACGACCTGGTGATGGACTTCCACGTCATGCGCCAGGGGCCGGCGAAGCGGCCGGAGAAGGTGCCGGTGGCGCGCATCGAGATCCACCGCGGCCGGAGGCGGCGGCACGGCGTCGCGCCCGACCCGCCGATGCACCCGTATGGCATCGAGGTGCGCACCCGCCACCTCAACGAGCGCGGCAACGTGTCGTGGTACACGATGGTCGCCGTCATCATGGACGTGGCCCGGCGGGGCCTGCAGTTCGACGATCCGCGCGTCGATCGCGAGGACGACAGCCTGCTGTACATCGTCCCGCGCTTCTCGTTCACGCCGCTGGCCGATGCCGCGCTGTGCCAGAACCTGTTCGTCTATCCCGAGTTCTCCGTCGATCGGCCGTGGCGGAAGGGGCGGACCTCGGCCACGGCCCGCATCACGATGTGGGCGGCGGCCAACGCCGCGCCGTGGCCAATCGCCGAGAGCGTCGTCACCGTGGTGCGGACCAGCGTCGTGGACGGCCAGCGGCGGCCGGTGGACGATCACGGCCGCGTGCCGAGAACCGGGACGTAGCGGGCAACCCGCGGAAGTGGCGCGATGGGGCGCGGCGGGCCAGCGGCCGAAAGCACGGCTGAAGCACCCGCATGCGGATTCTCACGCTCGTCGCCGCCGTCGTCGCCTGTGCGCAGCCGGCCGCGGCGCAGTCCACCTTCCTGTATTTCACGAGCCAGGCCGGCGACTACATCGGCCAGGGGCAGGTCCTGACGCTGACGCCCGCCAAGGCCACGTTCGCGGCCGAGGAGAACTTCGACGCCGGCGTGAGCGTCGACGTCGACACGACGGCCGGCGTGAACTGGCATGCCGAGTTCTCGGCGCCCGGCGACGTGCCGCTGACGCCCGGCGACTACCCGGACGCGGGCCGCTATCCGCTGAACGGCCCGGCCGAGCCCGGCCTGGCAATCTACGGCGACGGGCGGGGCTGCAACGCCTCGACCGGGCGCTTCACGGTGCTCGAGGTCGTCTACGGCGCCGGCGGCGCGGTGACGCGGTTCGCGGCCGATTTCGAACAGCACTGCGAAGGCGCGCAGCCCGGCCTGTTCGGCTCCGTGCGCGTCAACTCCACGCTCCCCGTCCCTGTGACCGTGGCGCCGACGGCTCTCTCGGTCGGCCCGGGATCGACGACGTCGGTCGTGCGCATCACCGGCGTGCCCACGTTTCCGTGGACGGCCTCGAGCGGCGCGCCGTGGCTCTCGGTGCCGGCGGGCGGCACGGGCGACACCCTGGTCGTCGCCGTCGACCGCAATCCCACGACGTCGCCGCGCAGCGGCGCCATCGTCATCGGCGGTGCGACCGTGATCGTCACCCAGCGCGCCAACGGCGTGCCGGGCGAGCCGACGGACCTCGGCGCGGCCACCGAACGCGGCACGCTGCACGTGGCATGGCAGGCGCCGGGCGCCGGCGGCGATGCCACGTCCTATCGGCTGGAGGGGGGCATGGACGCCACGGCCCTGGCCGCCGCGATCGACCTGCCCTCCGGCGCGACCTCAGCCGACTTTCCGGGGGTGCCGCCCGGCCGCTACTTCCTGCGCGTCGTCGGGCGCAACGAGTTCGGCGACGGGCCGCCGTCGAAGCCGATCGCGCTCGACATGACCAGCGGTACGAGCCTGCCGGGCCGCCCGAGGATTGCATCGGCCGGCGTCGCGAACGGCATCTTCTCGATGACCTGGGATCCGCCGTCGCCGGCCGGCGAGATCGGCGGCTACCTGCTCGAGACGGGCACGGTCGCGGGCGTGATGAACCTCGGCACCTACCATCTGGCCCCCACGTCCTCGCTCACCACGCGCATGGTCTTCGGCGGCACCTACTTCCTGCGGCTCCGGGCCGTGAACTCCGCCGGCATCGGTCCGCCGTCCGCGGAGGTGATGATCCGGGCCGGCAACTACCCGGCCCCTCCGCCGGCGCCGCTCGGCCTCGCCTGGTCGCGCTCGGGATCCGACGTCACGCTGTCGTGGACGCCGCCGACGACGCTGCCCGGCGAAGGCGCCCAGCAGTACCGGCTGGAAGTGGGCGTGGAGCCCGGCGCGACGAACGCCTGGGTCTCCACCAGCGGGACGACCACCGGATTCACGTTCCCCGGCGTGCCGCCGGGCCGCTACTACGTCCGCGTCCGCGGTGAGAACCGCCGCGGTCGAAGCGCGCCCTCCAACGAAGTCACCGTCGTCGTTCCGTAGGAGACGGCCCACGCGGTCGGGCGCCGCCGGGCCGGGCGCTGGCGGTCACAGCCGCTGCCACATCGCGTCCACGGCCGACCGCAGCCGATCGGTGAGTTCCGCCACGCTCTCGCCGGGCCGTGGGACCAGCGGCGGGCCGATCGCGATCCTCACCCGGTGGTCGCGCCACGCGCCCACGTAGCGCCAGTCGATGGGCCGGGTCCGCGGCCACATCTCCCAGATGCCCTTCAGCGCCACGGGGACGATGGGTACCTGCTGGTGGGACGCCAGGATCGACGCGCCCTTCTTGAAGCGCCTGACCGTGCCGTCGATCGACCGCTCCCCTTCCGGAAAGAGGAGCAGCACGCGACGGTGCGCGAGCCCGAACACGCCGGCCTTCATCGCCGGCACGAGCGCGGCGTCCGGATCGATGGGGACCAGGTTGATCTGCTCGGCCACCCAGCGGGTGATGGGCGTGTTGAAGTACTCGGCGGCGCCCACGACGAACATCTGCCGGAAGACTCCGTACGGCAGGACGCTGCACAGGAGGAACGGATCCGGGTAGCCCTGGTGGTTGGGGCAGATCAGGTAGGGGCCCGACGCCGGCAGATGGTGGATCCCCTCGACCCGTACGCGCGCCAGCAGCCGGCCGGCGACGCGGGCGGCCAGCCAGAAGACGCGCGACGCGATCGGCCGCGACCGGAGCAGCCGGCCCAGCACGGGATCGGTGTCCGGCGGCACCTCGTCCAGGATCGACGCCCAGCCGGCGTCGCCGGCGCCCTGGACCTGGCCTGCCGCCGGCCGGACGGCCTCCACGAGC
Coding sequences within:
- a CDS encoding fibronectin type III domain-containing protein — translated: MRILTLVAAVVACAQPAAAQSTFLYFTSQAGDYIGQGQVLTLTPAKATFAAEENFDAGVSVDVDTTAGVNWHAEFSAPGDVPLTPGDYPDAGRYPLNGPAEPGLAIYGDGRGCNASTGRFTVLEVVYGAGGAVTRFAADFEQHCEGAQPGLFGSVRVNSTLPVPVTVAPTALSVGPGSTTSVVRITGVPTFPWTASSGAPWLSVPAGGTGDTLVVAVDRNPTTSPRSGAIVIGGATVIVTQRANGVPGEPTDLGAATERGTLHVAWQAPGAGGDATSYRLEGGMDATALAAAIDLPSGATSADFPGVPPGRYFLRVVGRNEFGDGPPSKPIALDMTSGTSLPGRPRIASAGVANGIFSMTWDPPSPAGEIGGYLLETGTVAGVMNLGTYHLAPTSSLTTRMVFGGTYFLRLRAVNSAGIGPPSAEVMIRAGNYPAPPPAPLGLAWSRSGSDVTLSWTPPTTLPGEGAQQYRLEVGVEPGATNAWVSTSGTTTGFTFPGVPPGRYYVRVRGENRRGRSAPSNEVTVVVP
- a CDS encoding alpha/beta fold hydrolase produces the protein MPPTIPDCNRRTTPALALAAVLVAAAAGAQTPVPRPAAVAGADSFVVFVAGRQVGREEVAVSRQADGWVIRGSSTLNPPFGIQIRQAELTYDGEWRPRSLSLDGVVQGREISLATTFADGKAANHLTEASESSDKVDEVSADAVVLPNVFFGGYAALAARLGGTTPGSEIRAYIAPQAEIPIVVDSVGDERIETPGRTFDARRYTITFRNPSGALTASLWTERSGALVRLSVPAQTLEVAREDVASAAARISAFSIAGDESVRVPANGFSLAATVTAPKDLVRPAPAVVLIGGSGPTDRDGTVAGVPVIGQIAKALVEAGFVVVRYDKRGVGQSGGRPETATLTDYAEDARAVINYLRKSRKREVDPRRIAVLGHSEGAWTAMRLAASEKNVAALVLVAAASSTGGALVLEQQQHLLDVMKVPEEEKRAKAELQTRINAAATGQGPWDGIEPDLKAQADTPWFASFLAFDPAKVMKDVRQPILIVQGELDTQVPAHHADQLADMARARKRRADVEVARVAGVNHLLLPATTGEVTEYTSLAGTQVSRDATGAISGWLRETLSAPGK
- a CDS encoding prolyl oligopeptidase family serine peptidase — its product is MGPFIRALGPGRLAVAAVAAALLTIGPRGLARQSAGLSLEVLLSAPFTSEIVAAPSGARVAWVFDEQGARNVWVAEGPAFTGRRLTTFKEDDGQDITDLAFTADGGAVVYVRGGAPNRAGDIPNPTSAAGGADQAVWAVSTSGGAPVRIGDGSAPAVSPKGDRVAFVRRGRIWLGNAGPGAPPAAEAAAIRGGARRLTWSPDGTRLAFVSARGDHAFVGVLDTASKAVTWLGPSLDSDDAPAWSPDGTRVAFVRRPPVRDRLLFFPEREGAPWALHVADARTGVSREVWRAPEGRGSVFYSGDIDEPLRWTADDRLVFPWERDGWLHLYSVESAGGTPALLTPGDFEIDSVSYTADGRAAVVSSNQEDLHRRHLWRVTTAAAAAPAALTSGSGLEWFPAVLADGTSVAYVHGDARRPGQPAVLSAGKTQDLAPTAIPPSFPAQALVEPQAVLLTAADGMQVPAQLFRPPGLATGQRRPALVFFHGGSRRQMLLGWHYLSYYHHTYAFNQLMASNGYVVLSVNYRSGTGYGLEFREALGYGAAGASEFNDVVGAGLYLASQPDVDASRIGVWGGSYGGYLTAMALSRASGMFAAGVDVHGVHDWNNAIRNFMPSYDPARRPELARRAFEASPMAFVDGWRSPVLLVHGDDDRNVPFSESVELVERLRARKVHTEQLVFPDEVHGFLMQRSWRRLFTAAADFLDRQLASRHTPAQP
- a CDS encoding glycine cleavage T C-terminal barrel domain-containing protein, whose translation is MPGHVSHSALLNSALVVTHGDAGLVRVSGPDRATWLQGLLSNDVEALAPGHGCYTAWLTPQGRMLTDAVVLAERDSLTLELPALLAAPLFRQLTAAIFAEDVVAVDESAMWRTVGVYGTHAAEVIARVLVGSRARASGSSLRAETLDAWPEYAHAGLPPDGRMYSARTFGVSGYVLRVPADQTDLWASRLRLAGGVLAAPDAIEYARIEAGRPQFLVDMDADTIPLEAGIEDRAISFTKGCYVGQEVVVRVLHRGGGRVARKLVGLALDGPDVPQARAPISSERGEIGRVTSAAWSPRLLRAVALAYVHRDFIAPGTAVTVQCGRDAVAATVKSFPIE